The Nitrospira sp. region ATAACGTGCTGCGTCGTCGTGTGAGCGAACTCCTGACTGAGTATAGGACACAACATGGAACGGAACATTGATCAGATCAACGTGATCCCGCTCGTGGACGTGATGTTGGTCTTGCTCGTCATTGTCTTGACGACCGCCACCTTCATCAGCACGGGACAAATTCCCGTCAACCTGGCCAAGGCCAAGGAGGTGAGCGATCGGAAGGATGTTCCCATCGTGATTTCCTTGACGGCTGATGGAAGTCTATTCCTAAATGACTCTCCGGTCCCCGATGGAAGCCTTCCCGCTGTTCTCAGCTCTCAGCCGCGTGAATCGGCGGTGGTCGTGCGAGCCGACAAAGTCACGCTGCTCGAGAAATTTGTGTCCCTCGTCGACGAGATTCGCGGCTTAGGATTTCAGCAAGTCAGTCTGGAGGTCATCCGCCTGTGATGGGGAAATCCATGACGCGCTCAGGCGGTCAGACTGGCCCTCTGGCGGCTAGTTGGCTGATATCCTGTCTACTACACGGAGGCCTAGCCGTGGCAGCGATCTTCTTTGTCCAGCGCATGCAATTGGCACCGCAGGCCAACTCTTTCCAGTGGGATGTGGCGATGGTCGCACCCCTTTCATCCTTACCGGGAGCTACGTCGAGGTCCGAGGCAATGGCGCCGCCAAGTCCGGCACTTCAGCAACCTGCTTCCCCAGCGAGGAAGCAGGTTCAAGAAACAACGAGACCGGTAACACCACCTGCACCAGTACCCATCGTTGCAATCAGTCCGGAGCTGCATCAGGAGCAGGCCCCCCCTGA contains the following coding sequences:
- a CDS encoding biopolymer transporter ExbD translates to MERNIDQINVIPLVDVMLVLLVIVLTTATFISTGQIPVNLAKAKEVSDRKDVPIVISLTADGSLFLNDSPVPDGSLPAVLSSQPRESAVVVRADKVTLLEKFVSLVDEIRGLGFQQVSLEVIRL